The nucleotide sequence GTTCTGGGACAGACGGTGCTCGACACAATCCGTTTTTTGGCCCACCCGACCCCGCCCATCACCGTTCGATTCCTGCTGGATAGCCCTGATTTTGAGAGCAAAACACTAGCCGACTGGCTCGGCAAACACGGACATACCGTGGAGTTATCGGCAACGCTCTCCAAAAACCTGAGTAGTACGGTTCAGATCAATAAAGCGGGAAAAGCCCCGGCGAAAACGCCGGATCTGCTCATCACCGACCCAGCCAATGCTGCCAGTTCGATTATTCGGAAAGCTTATACGGAGGGGAAAGCCGTATTGTTCATCAATCTGACCGAGCCGGAAGCCGACAGCCGGCGTGTCAATCAGGCACTGGGCAGCCGCTGGCAGGTCCGGAAGATTTCAAACGAAGCCCTGGTTCCGATTAGCGCTAATCTGAACGCGCTCCCCTATAAGTTTGCCGATGGCCTGAATCAGTTTTCGGTGCCGGGCTATCCGGTGGCCGTTCAGCAAACCGCCGGGCGCATGGGCATGAGTCTGCTGAGCGAAACGTTTCCTCTCTCGCTTAGTGGCGACAGCCTTACGTATAACCGCATCTGGACGGCAGTTTTAGCCAGGCTACAGCCAGCCAGCAATGGTGTTTACGTCAATGCGCCGGTGTTCAGGAAACTTCCGGCAACCATCCGGGTGAACACACTGACAACGCCCCCAACGACTGTAAAGGTTGGCCAGGACACCGTCAAACTGGTTCGCTCGCCCCTGAACGACCACTCGGCGCAGGGTTTCTTTCGGCCGAATCAGCCGGGCTGGCAGTCCGTTCAGGATTCGCTGGCGGTTTACGTTGAGACAAACACAGCAGAAGATCCAATGGCAGGAAGGCAGTTGGTCAGCCAGTTCCTGCTGGCGCATTCCCGGTATCCATCAACCGCTAAACAGGCAGCGCGTCAGACGGAAGCCCGGATTCCTAACTGGGTCTGGCTAACGTTATTCGTAACCTGCCTGACAGCTCTGTGGATTGAGCCGAAGCTGTAAGTTACGTCGTTAGCTCTCAACCAACACCTCTATCTTTTGAGTCTGTTTTCGAATAAATAAACGCCGTTTTTGTTCGCTACAACGACATCGGGCTTGCGATCGCCATTCATGTCCTGCGCCACAATGTTCAATCCCGCGCCGGAATCATTGTCAATGACGTGCTCTTTATAATACGGCGCCTGACCGGGCGTAAACTCAAACCACATCAGAATAGGCGCTTCGCTATCGCCGGGGTCACGGCCATGATGGGCCAGGAATCGCTTGCCAGTAATATAATCCTTCTGTCCGTCGCCGTTCAGATCGGCCATGATAGACGAGTGAGTCTGGGCGGTTGTGTTGCTCATCAGGTGGGTTTTAAAGTCGATTTTACCCTGCTCATCCGCCACCTGCTCGTGCCACCAGACGCCCAGCGCATGAGCTGATGCACTCACGACGTCGTTTTTCCCGTCACCATTTACGTCCAGCACCTGCATATGCGAACAGGGCTCGCCCAGATTGGCCGGGTGAAACACCCAGTTCCCCGAAGTTTTATCTGCAGTTCCTTCAAACCATCCTTCCCGAATCACGACATCGTTAAAACCATCCTTATTTACGTCTCCATAGCCGATGCCGTGCGAAAAGATTTCCGTTCCGGGTACGTTCTCCTGACTGAGCGCAAAGCGTTTCCATTCGGTCTCACCGGGCTTCGACGGCGCCTTCAACCAGACAATCTGTTTTTTTGCCTTGTCTCCGCAGAGAATATCCAGCCGCCCATCGCCATCAATGTCAATAAAACCCGGGGATTCATTGGCAATCCCTACTGAATCGGCCAGGATGTGTTTTTTCCATTGGCCGGCCTGATTTTTGGGGTTCTCAAACCAGAAGCCAGGCAAGCCGGGAAAATCAACCACCACGACGTCGTCCCATCCGTCCTGATTGACATCCATTCCCAGGTTCAAAAACGAGTTGCTATACTCTTTTCGCGGATCGAACAGGCGGGACGGAGCCATTTCGTGTCGGGTCCAGTTGGGGGCTTCGAACCAGTAGTACCCCGCCACGATATCCAGTTTACCATCTTTGTTCAGATCAGCTACGGCGACGCCTTCCGAAATGAAATCGCCGGTGATTTTTGTCTTTTTGAAGTCATTGGAAGGCACAACGGTTTTACTGGATGGGGTCGTCACCGTTCCCTCGGCCATCTGCTGACGCATCTTAAACAGCGGTTTCGCCTGGCTGTAGGCGTTTGTCATCCAACAGACAAGCAATAGTCCGCTCAGAACGCGTCGGCCCTGTTTATCTATTCGTGTGTTCATACCAGACACATTAAAGGTTAGTCCCGACTCTTACTCGCCCAGCGCCTTCGCCAGCGCCATCTGCACGTCATGATCCTCAGGCGAGTGTCCCCGTTTGCCAACCCGCTCGTTCAGCTCTTTCAGCAGATTTTTAGCATCGTCGGTGCCAATGGCCGCGATACGCTGGATAGTGTAGGGCAGGTGCTTCGGCATTTTTGATTTCTGTGCTAAGGCCAGTGCCCGTTTCATGTCGATGGTAGCCAGGGGCTCGCTGGCGTACCAGAGCATGAGGGGCAGATTATGGTCGTCTTTATCCTCAACTTTCTGCACGAGTGCATCCAGGACGTCCCACCGCTGGCCGGGTTCCAGTCGAAGCATGGCCGACGTCAGGTACATCCGGACAAGCGCCGACTTGTCAGTCTGGGCCAGTGCGGCAAACCGCTTCAGGGTTTCCGGCGAAACGGCTTTGTCTTCGGCCAGCAGTTGAATAGCCCAGCTTCTGACGTATTCATTGTCGCTGGCCAGCAGGTCGGTCAGTTCTTTTTCCGAGAGTCCTTTCGTTACGTGCAGTGTCCAGAGCGCGCGGAGTTTGCGGGTTGCATCCGGGTTCTTCGCCAGGATTTCTTTCAGGGCTTTATGCACCTTTTTGCTGGGTCCGCGCTCCTGCAACAGCAACCGGGCCTGACGCACGTACCATTCATTCGGGTTCAGGTGGTAGTTCACCAGTTCCATATCCGACGCGTTGGCCAGATCTACCGGTGTCCATTTGTCATTCTCGTGACTGATCTTAAAAATCCGGCCCATCGTTTTGTCGTGGACGTCCGGGTTCGAGCTATGGCACTGGTTTTTATCGTACCAGTCAATCGCCCATACCGAGCCGCTGGGGTCGTACTTCATATTCAGCCATTGCGACCAGGAGTCGTTCATGGCCATGAAATCCGGTTTGTGCGTCACCAGGTAGCCCGACCCTTCCCGAACCGGATGATCGTGGTTCAGCTTGGCCCCGTTGATATTATTCATGAAAATATCATTACGGTACTCCTGCGGCCAGCTATTACCCAGGTAGATCATCGCTCCCGAATGGGCATGCCCACCACCCGCCGAAGCCGACCGGAAATTACCGGCATGCGGCCCTCGTTCGCCTACCCAGTGGACGTGGTCGGCATGGGTTTTGATGTCATCGTAGGTATAGGGGTTAAAATGCTTACCGGCCTGCCGCTGGTAGCGCCCCCCCTGGATCATGTGGTACATGTGCGGAATCACGCAGGCCGTAATGAAGGCATGGCCGTAATCATTGAAATCAAGTCCCCAGGGGTTGCTGGTGCCTTCGGCGAATAGCTCGAACTGATGCGTCGTTGGGTGATACCGCCAGACGCCCGCGTTCAGTCTGGTCCGCTCCGAATCGGGAGCGCCCGGTTTGCCGACGTTCGAATTGGTAAATACACCGTGGTTGCCATACAGCCAGCCATCCGGTCCCCAACGTAAGCTATTCAGGGTTTCGTGAGTATCCTGCGTACCCCAGCCGTCGAGGAGTTTCTGGGGCGCTCCGGTCGGCTTATCGGTTTTGAAATCGGCAGGGATGAACAGCAGATACGGGGCTGCACCGAGCCAGACGCCACCCATGCCGACCTCAATGCCGCTTACGAGATTCAGACCCTCCGCAAAAACTTTACGTTTGTCCAGCGTACCATCGCCGTTGGTATCTTCGAAAATAAGAATGCGGTCGCGCCCCTGCCCTTCCGGTGCCGGAACGGGATACGTATGCCCTTCAACCACCCAGAGCCGACCGCGCCAGTCGATGGTAAAACAGATCGGGCGAATAACATCCGGCTCAGCGGCTGCAAGTGTAATCTTAAAACCCTTCGGTGGGGTCATCGCCTGGGCCGCTTTGATGCCCGAAAGGCCCGCATTGAGCACGGGGTCGAGCGGGGGCAGGATAATGATGTCTTTTTGCTTCAGTTCGTTCGGGAACGTAGGGCGCGTGGCGTAAAAGCGAAAGTCATCGAAGTTGATGTGCGCCCATTTGTCATTGGGGATGTAGGGAATCTGCGAAATCCCCGTCTCGTTATCAATGATCCGGATGAAAATTTCCTGATTCAGGTACGGCTGCAGATCGACAACGACCGGCTGAAGGGTAGCCCGGCCTTGTCCGGTGCTGTGAAAAATAACCTTGTTGGTTCCAGCCTGCACCAGTTCGACCCGCGTATCCTGCAAGGCCCCGCCCGACACGTTAAATGCAGCAAACGGCTGGGTTACGGCAAACGGTACCGAGGTTAAGCTGCCCGTCAGTTTGTAATTGGTCGTGCCTCCGCTGCTCAGGAAATGTTTCCCCTCAAAGCCGATGTGCATGTCTTTTTCGTGAACCGGCGACGGATCATCCTGTGAGAAAAGCGGGCTGGTAAACGCATCGCCGGTCGCTGTCCAGTCCTTCAGGCTACCCGTTTCGAAATTCAGGTTTACCGGCTGACCATTCTTCATGGGTAGTTGGCCGGCAACCGTCGCATTGGAAATAACGCCCTCGACCACTTCAAAGCTGCCCACCATACCGGCCGCCCGGTGCCCCGGCACGGTGCAGAAGTACGTATCGCTTTTATCGGCGGTAAACGTAATGCTCGTTCGGGCTCCCTTTTCCTGAAGCGTCTTGCTTTTCAGTCCGAGTTTTTCCAGGGCAATGTCGTGCGTCATCTGCTCGCCATCAGTAATGGTGATACGCACCCGGTCGCCTTTGTTGGCTTTCAGGACAGGGTTACGGGCACCATCTTTCGAAAAATAGCCCAGCATGGTCGCTTCCAGGGCGTAATCGCGGTCGACCGTTACGGTGTCCCGCCCGGATTTCACTTTGGAAACCTGCCCCAGACAGTCCGTTTCAGGCAGCAATAAAACGACAGAAAAGAAAGGTATGAGCAAACAGGACTTGTTCATAGAATCAGTCGCAATTGCGGAAGTTAAGGATAGGAATAAACTGGGGCAGGGCGTTACAGTTCCGATATGGTCAGGTCTCTGAACTCCACCTGAGCAACTCCACCGCTGTGAATCTGAACGGCAATAACTCCTTTTTGCGGAATCCGGCTGTCCTGCTCGGTGTAGTCACAGGTTTTTACCCCGTTGATATACAGTTCATGACGGTTGCCTTTGCAGCGAATGATGTAGCTGTTCCAGCCATCTTCTTTCAGGATGCGTTTAAGAACGCTCAGATCACCACCAGCGAGTTTGCCACGCCGGTGTTCATCGTAAATATCGCCCCAGTACCCATTGCCAATATCGGCCTGATAACCAACTATTTTACCGCCTTCCAGGATGGATCGGTACTGAATTCCGCTGTTAATCATGCCCGTTGCCGGATCGCCCGACAACCGGAACAGGCAACGAAATTCAAAATTGCCGTAGTCTTTCAGCGTATGCAGATACGTATTCTCCGGTATTTTTTTCAGCCCGTCACCGCTGCGGATAACGCTGTCTTTAACGAACCACAGTTTCTCATGGGACGGATCAACGGTCTTCCAGCCGGTCAGGGTTCTTCCGTCAAATAAAGACTCAGTTTTTCCAGCCAGTTGGGCAAAAGCCGGCGCACTGCAGCCCATTTGAATCCACAAGAAGACAGACAGCACTAAAAACCGCTTCGATACACCTGACCCAGCGAGGACGTCGTGCCAGTTACATTTCATTCCCGTACAGGTTTAGGTAAACGCTCCGTATCTAAAGCACAGAATCCGGGAAAATCTCCTTGTTGAGCCTTATCTAAATAACTCTTGAGCCTTACTTTACAGCCGCAATCGGGTCGCGCTACTTTACGCATTTACAAAACCCTGAGGCTCAAATCCGTCAGGATTTGTTTTTCTGAAAACCCTTAGCCCACCCGTCAGGTTTTTGAAAAAAAGGTATCTTACCTCTCAGTTTGTTCAACCTGTACAAACACGTACTTTTCTAACCCAACGCACCAATGCCCGTATTTACGCTCGGAATCGAAGAGGAATTTCAGACAATAGACCCCAACTCCGGCGAACTGCGTTCGCACATGTCGAAGATTGTTGACGGCGGTAAAATCATCCTTCAGGAGCGCGTTAAAGAAGAAATGCACCAGGCGGTCGTCGAAGTGGGCACTAACATCTGCCGGAATATACAGGATGCCCGCCATGAGGTTACCTACCTCCGCAAAATGATCATCGACCTGGCGGCTCAGCAGGATCTGAAGATAGCAGCCGCTGGCACGCATCCCTTCTCGGACTGGCAGACCCAGCTTATTACGCCCAACGAGCGGTATGACCAGCTCATCACCGAAATGCGTGACGTGGCGCGTTCCAACCTGATTTTCGGCCTGCACGTTCACGTAGGCATCGAGAACCGGAACGAGGGTATCCAGATTATGAATGCCGTCCGGTATTTTCTGCCGCACGTTTACGCCCTTTCAACCAATTCGCCATTCTGGCGGGGACGTAATACGGGCTTCAAATCGTACCGCTCGAAGGTGTTCGACAAGTTTCCCCGCACGGGTATTCCCGACTTCTTTGCGTCGGCCGCCGAGTACGACGAGTATATCAGTCTACTTGTTAAAACGGGCTGCATCGACAACGGTAAGAAAATCTGGTGGGACATCCGGCTGCATCCCTTCTTCAACACAATCGAGTTCCGCATCTGCGACGTGCCCATGCGCGTTGACGAGACTATCTGCCTGGCCGCCATTATGCAGGCGCTGGTAGCTAAGATTTATAAATTACACCAGCAGAACCTCAATTTCCGGCCCTACCGGCGCATTCTCATCAATGAGAATAAATGGCGGGCAGCCCGCTACGGCATTGAGGGTAAACTCATTGATTTTGGCAAACAGGCCGAAGTGCCAACGCATGAGCTTATTCACGAACTGCTCAATTTTATCGACGACGTAGTGGACGAACTGGGTAGCCGTGCCGAATGTGAATATGCCCTCAAAATCCTTGACATGGGCACCGGCGCCGACCGCCAGCTGGCCGCTTTTCAGGAACACAATGATCTGAAACGCCTTGTGGATTATATAGTTGAGGAAACTTCTTTCGGAATCGGGTAGTTATCTTCTGAACGGTCATCAACACTTCATTTACCGTAACTGACACCTATGAGTTTAGTAAAAATTGCCGTTCTGGATATGAACAACAACCATGCGAACGAAGGCATGCGTTGTATTTTGCAGCTGATCCGGAACGTACAGGGTAACGACCATGCCGAACTGGCCTTTGACGTTTTTAACGTTCGCGCCGGCAACGAGATTCCTGGATTAGCGTATGATGTATATATCTCGTCAGGAGGTCCGGGCAGTCCGCTGGCGTCCGACGAACCCTGGGAGCAGCCTTATTTTAAGCTGATTGACCAGCTTTTTGACTGGAATCGCCATAACGAGCGTAAAAAATTCGTTTTCCTGATCTGTCATTCGTTTCAGCTGGTGACGCGGCATCTGAAACTCGGTGAACTGAGCCGGCGTAAATCAACATCGTTCGGTATTTTCCCGATTCATAAGACCGACGACGGCCACTTTGATGCGGTGCTGAAACCGCTGCCGGA is from Spirosoma taeanense and encodes:
- a CDS encoding 3-keto-disaccharide hydrolase, producing the protein MKCNWHDVLAGSGVSKRFLVLSVFLWIQMGCSAPAFAQLAGKTESLFDGRTLTGWKTVDPSHEKLWFVKDSVIRSGDGLKKIPENTYLHTLKDYGNFEFRCLFRLSGDPATGMINSGIQYRSILEGGKIVGYQADIGNGYWGDIYDEHRRGKLAGGDLSVLKRILKEDGWNSYIIRCKGNRHELYINGVKTCDYTEQDSRIPQKGVIAVQIHSGGVAQVEFRDLTISEL
- a CDS encoding PVC-type heme-binding CxxCH protein — its product is MNKSCLLIPFFSVVLLLPETDCLGQVSKVKSGRDTVTVDRDYALEATMLGYFSKDGARNPVLKANKGDRVRITITDGEQMTHDIALEKLGLKSKTLQEKGARTSITFTADKSDTYFCTVPGHRAAGMVGSFEVVEGVISNATVAGQLPMKNGQPVNLNFETGSLKDWTATGDAFTSPLFSQDDPSPVHEKDMHIGFEGKHFLSSGGTTNYKLTGSLTSVPFAVTQPFAAFNVSGGALQDTRVELVQAGTNKVIFHSTGQGRATLQPVVVDLQPYLNQEIFIRIIDNETGISQIPYIPNDKWAHINFDDFRFYATRPTFPNELKQKDIIILPPLDPVLNAGLSGIKAAQAMTPPKGFKITLAAAEPDVIRPICFTIDWRGRLWVVEGHTYPVPAPEGQGRDRILIFEDTNGDGTLDKRKVFAEGLNLVSGIEVGMGGVWLGAAPYLLFIPADFKTDKPTGAPQKLLDGWGTQDTHETLNSLRWGPDGWLYGNHGVFTNSNVGKPGAPDSERTRLNAGVWRYHPTTHQFELFAEGTSNPWGLDFNDYGHAFITACVIPHMYHMIQGGRYQRQAGKHFNPYTYDDIKTHADHVHWVGERGPHAGNFRSASAGGGHAHSGAMIYLGNSWPQEYRNDIFMNNINGAKLNHDHPVREGSGYLVTHKPDFMAMNDSWSQWLNMKYDPSGSVWAIDWYDKNQCHSSNPDVHDKTMGRIFKISHENDKWTPVDLANASDMELVNYHLNPNEWYVRQARLLLQERGPSKKVHKALKEILAKNPDATRKLRALWTLHVTKGLSEKELTDLLASDNEYVRSWAIQLLAEDKAVSPETLKRFAALAQTDKSALVRMYLTSAMLRLEPGQRWDVLDALVQKVEDKDDHNLPLMLWYASEPLATIDMKRALALAQKSKMPKHLPYTIQRIAAIGTDDAKNLLKELNERVGKRGHSPEDHDVQMALAKALGE
- a CDS encoding carboxylate-amine ligase, which encodes MPVFTLGIEEEFQTIDPNSGELRSHMSKIVDGGKIILQERVKEEMHQAVVEVGTNICRNIQDARHEVTYLRKMIIDLAAQQDLKIAAAGTHPFSDWQTQLITPNERYDQLITEMRDVARSNLIFGLHVHVGIENRNEGIQIMNAVRYFLPHVYALSTNSPFWRGRNTGFKSYRSKVFDKFPRTGIPDFFASAAEYDEYISLLVKTGCIDNGKKIWWDIRLHPFFNTIEFRICDVPMRVDETICLAAIMQALVAKIYKLHQQNLNFRPYRRILINENKWRAARYGIEGKLIDFGKQAEVPTHELIHELLNFIDDVVDELGSRAECEYALKILDMGTGADRQLAAFQEHNDLKRLVDYIVEETSFGIG
- a CDS encoding type 1 glutamine amidotransferase; translation: MSLVKIAVLDMNNNHANEGMRCILQLIRNVQGNDHAELAFDVFNVRAGNEIPGLAYDVYISSGGPGSPLASDEPWEQPYFKLIDQLFDWNRHNERKKFVFLICHSFQLVTRHLKLGELSRRKSTSFGIFPIHKTDDGHFDAVLKPLPDPFYAVDSRDYQVTEPDLERMEEMGARILCLEKIRPHVDLPRAVMAIRFSDEIVGTQFHPEADNEGMLRYFLTDEKRNQIVTNFGQDKYDDMVAYLQDPDKIALTESVILPGFLRQAIRSLSPAREYIRQA
- a CDS encoding FG-GAP repeat domain-containing protein, with protein sequence MTNAYSQAKPLFKMRQQMAEGTVTTPSSKTVVPSNDFKKTKITGDFISEGVAVADLNKDGKLDIVAGYYWFEAPNWTRHEMAPSRLFDPRKEYSNSFLNLGMDVNQDGWDDVVVVDFPGLPGFWFENPKNQAGQWKKHILADSVGIANESPGFIDIDGDGRLDILCGDKAKKQIVWLKAPSKPGETEWKRFALSQENVPGTEIFSHGIGYGDVNKDGFNDVVIREGWFEGTADKTSGNWVFHPANLGEPCSHMQVLDVNGDGKNDVVSASAHALGVWWHEQVADEQGKIDFKTHLMSNTTAQTHSSIMADLNGDGQKDYITGKRFLAHHGRDPGDSEAPILMWFEFTPGQAPYYKEHVIDNDSGAGLNIVAQDMNGDRKPDVVVANKNGVYLFENRLKR